Proteins co-encoded in one Setaria viridis chromosome 9, Setaria_viridis_v4.0, whole genome shotgun sequence genomic window:
- the LOC117838941 gene encoding uncharacterized protein isoform X1: protein MPAAEADSPTIRKLGRLFWITEVHLWDDSYAAGASDGQKHWRSAEAAPADFHADKPCNKASKDTDKGHSFVEDLELANLMGSLGLPVSFSTSKANKNTGNKGKKKGRQVQCEAGSTQIDDAVRICSNTEDRESDVQLMAVSEHTNSCNSSGYNESCHDTDKMLQEGRPYVEEQEESGCSTIYSAERGYEAENQCELGTSEPPDNLGNTAKAEYPIQENQAADSVFLESEMLRHDSVDGESARSCVSICQEERLSTKEDQLSVKTLSVPHDNNDFGLEACPSLAEQSSVDEHAESSASNFCYEYGDWTVVWDPFYSRYYFYNIQTQESTWYPPEGLEDFASYNSRDATIELVKLGSKHTSMAVQENNQVGDDKHLDAQEQDHCSELHYLSKIPDEEPIIHSMITTFHEGQYTKNKHNDSTTDVLEMDQDVASTKKKKRVRRSQSYHSCQDMAGNISNDIIKYWTQRYSLFSLFDSGIKMDEEGWFSVTPEPIAKHHASRVGAGVIIDCFTGVGGNAIQFATKCKHVIAVDIDPQKIDCAHHNASIYGVNDHIDFIVDDFINIAPHLKGETAFMSPPWGGPDYAKVDVYDMKGMLKPCDGYSLFKLGTMIASRVVMFLPRNVDLNQLADMSLSVDPPWAVEVEKNFLNGKLKAITAYFEEQDS, encoded by the exons ATGCCGGCTGCGGAGGCGGACTCCCCGACGATACGGAAGCTGGGGAGGCTCTTCTGGATCACCGAGGTACACCTTTG GGACGATTCGTATGCCGCCGGAGCCAGCGATGGCCAGAAGCACTGGCGCTCGGCGGAGGCTGCTCCCGCG GACTTCCATGCAGATAAACCATGCAATAAAGCGTCCAAAGACACTGACAAAG GCCACTCGTTTGTTGAAGATTTGGAATTGGCCAACCTCATGGGTTCTTTAGGGCTTCCTGTTTCATTCAGCACAAGTAAAGCG AACAAGAACACAGGCAACaagggaaagaaaaaaggaagacaAGTACAATGCGAAGCAGGAAGCACTCAAATCGATGATGCTGTGAGGATATGCTCCAACACTGAAGATAGAGAAAGTGATGTTCAATTGATGGCCGTTTCGGAGCACACGAACTCGTGCAATTCATCAGGTTACAACGAATCCTGTCATGATACTGACAAGATGCTGCAGGAAGGCAGACCTTATgttgaagaacaagaagagtCTGGCTGTAGCACCATCTACTCTGCTGAAAGGGGCTATGAAGCTGAAAATCAATGTGAACTTGGGACTTCTGAGCCTCCTGATAACTTGGGCAACACAGCAAAAGCAGAATATCCTATTCAAGAAAATCAAGCTGCTGACAGTGTGTTTCTAGAGTCTGAGATGTTGAGGCATGACTCTGTTGATGGTGAATCTGCACGCTCATGTGTCAGCATTTGTCAGGAAGAAAGATTGTCTACAAAGGAAGATCAATTATCTGTGAAAACTCTGTCGGTACCTCATGATAATAATGATTTTGGCCTAGAAGCTTGTCCAAGTTTGGCAGAACAATCTTCTGTTGATGAGCATGCTGAAAGTTCTGCCAGCAACTTTTGCTATGAATATGGTGATTGGACGGTTGTCTGGGATCCGTTCTACAGTCGATATTACTTTTACAACATCCAGACACAAGAGTCCACGTGGTATCCTCCTGAAGGATTGGAGGATTTTGCATCATACAATAGCAGAGATGCAACAATTGAGCTGGTCAAACTGGGATCTAAGCATACAAGCATGGCAGTTCAAGAGAACA ATCAGGTTGGTGATGACAAGCATTTGGATGCACAGGAACAAGATCATTGCAGCGAATTGCACTATTTATCTAAGATTCCTGATGAAGAGCCAATAATTCATAG TATGATAACTACCTTTCATGAAGGACAATACACTAAGAATAAACACAATGATTCAACAACTGATGTGTTAGAGATGGACCAGGATGTTGCTAgcaccaaaaagaaaaagagagtaAGGAGATCTCAGTCGT ATCATTCATGCCAAGACATGGCAGGGAACATCTCCAATGATATCATCAAGTACTGGACTCAGCGGTACtcacttttctctctttttgatAGTGGTATAAAGATGGATGAAGAAGGGTGGTTTTCAGTCACGCCAGAGCCAATAGCAAAGCATCATGCATCTCGTGTTGGTGCGGGGGTAATAATTGATTGTTTCACAGGAGTTGGCGGAAATGCCATCCAGTTTGCCACAAA GTGCAAGCATGTTATTGCAGTTGATATCGATCCACAAAAGATAGATTGCGCGCATCATAATGCATCCATTTATGGAGTAAATGACCACATAGATTTTATTGTAGATGATTTTATCAATATCGCTCCTCATCTGAAG GGAGAAACCGCTTTTATGTCACCTCCTTGGGGTGGACCTGACTATGCCAAAGTTGATGTTTATGATATGAAAGGCATGCTTAAGCCTTGTGATGG GTACTCCCTTTTTAAACTTGGTACTATGATAGCGTCAAGGGTAGTGATGTTTCTTCCTCGCAATGTTGACCTAAACCAATTGGCTGACATGTCATTATCAGTTGATCCCCCGTGGGCAGTTGAG GTCGAGAAGAACTTCCTCAATGGAAAGCTGAAAGCCATAACAGCATACTTTGAAGAGCAGGATAGTTGA
- the LOC117835678 gene encoding putative disease resistance protein At1g50180, which produces MVEPAISAVAGSIKDLAVQETTLLCGVIGEAGFLKDELQRLQGFLKDADTKRRSGNANATVCIRQIRDATYEAENVLQVVDYMEKRNMLKKGFVGAISRYARLPSDLITLHKVGNEIQRIRRRVREIFESARDLEFLYRDNTELGNFHVDDESLQDHGLVLQNFEAVTVIGFDNEQKQIVEKLTEKDNKLSVVSIVGMGGAGKTTLARKICTSDKIKQYFDAIAWVTVSQKFEVVDLLKDIMKQIFGGRDDGRQVDKMEEIDLRNKIQAFLTEKRYLVMLDDVWTTNTWNQINRMVKVFPDANNGSRVMLTTRKIDVANHIEMPTYVHQLKLLDGEKSWELFSTKALPPYRRPLIQNIDEFEEIGRKFARKCKGLPLALAVLGGYLSRNLNLEKWSDILQGWVSTENGQMMGAILARSYSDLPNHYIKSCFLYLAVFPEDYSISVSDLIKLWIAEGFIPPITSHTREQTARMYVSDLAQRCLVQVVSRSKAHEWIEEIRIHDILRDWCVEEARYAGLVDVIDNTIGHVGESSSNTMVSYRSSFQNFCDGNMFTATPNLRTLFGFELSSFSLPKLRFLRVLHVEKSILIDFGRVISGCIHLRYLGLRWCQQATLPSSIGQLLYLQTIDLRFTSLESAIPNSLWDIPTLRHVFLYNTLFSAPRNCPQKELQSLHLRAPQKRWCGGYMVAFLAQTTQLTSLVLFAESMPAEMIHVLGNMNFLVEVTLGVFTLLDKLPDSQLLPQGLRVLRLLADTIKEDPMPILEKLPCLVVLELWWYEGRTMFCSAKGFPRLQELYLYHFSIEEWRLEVEAMPRLSLLELYQCGKMEKLPEGLLHLPALKELRLVGTDLNPEDDITLKKLVGKGCKVGD; this is translated from the exons ATGGTCGAGCCTGCTATTTCTGCCGTCGCTGGGAGCATCAAGGACCTTGCTGTCCAGGAGACCACACTGCTGTGCGGAGTTATTGGTGAAGCCGGGTTCTTGAAAGATGAGCTGCAGCGGCTACAGGGCTTCCTCAAAGATGCCGACACCAAGCGGAGATCAGGGAATGCAAATGCCACTGTCTGCATTAGGCAGATCAGGGATGCCACATATGAAGCTGAGAATGTCCTCCAAGTTGTGGACTACATGGAAAAGAGAAACATGCTCAAGAAGGGATTTGTCGGTGCCATTTCAAGGTATGCTCGCTTGCCAAGCGATTTGATCACTCTCCATAAAGTTGGTAATGAAATTCAACGTATAAGGAGGAGGGTTAGGGAGATATTTGAAAGTGCAAGAGATTTGGAATTCCTTTATCGGGATAATACAGAGTTAGGCAATTTTCATGTTGATGATGAGTCCCTGCAAGATCACGGTCTTGTGCTCCAAAATTTTGAAGCTGTTACTGTTATCGGTTTTGACAATGAGCAAAAACAAATAGTTGAAAAATTAACTGAAAAGGATAACAAGCTTAGTGTAGTCTCCATTGTTGGCATGGGTGGAGCAGGAAAAACTACACTTGCTAGAAAAATCTGCACTTCAGATAAAATAAAACAATATTTCGACGCAATTGCTTGGGTTACTGTATCTCAAAAGTTTGAGGTTGTTGATTTATTGAAGGATATTATGAAACAAATCTTTGGGGGCAGAGATGATGGTAGACAAGTTGATAAAATGGAAGAGATAGATTTAAGAAACAAGATACAAGCCTTCCTTACAGAAAAAAGATATTTAGTTATGCTTGATGATGTGTGGACAACAAATACATGGAACCAAATAAATAGAATGGTCAAAGTATTTCCAGACGCAAATAATGGCAGTAGAGTAATGTTAACCACCCGGAAGATTGATGTTGCTAATCATATTGAAATGCCAACCTATGTTCACCAACTGAAGCTCTTGGATGGTGAAAAGAGTTGGGAACTTTTTAGTACGAAAGCTTTACCACCATATAGAAGGCCCTTGATACAGAACATTGATGAGTTTGAAGAGATAGGGAGAAAGTTTGCACGGAAATGTAAAGGACTACCACTTGCACTAGCTGTTTTGGGGGGCTATCTATCAAGGAAtttaaatctagaaaaatggTCCGATATACTACAGGGTTGGGTGTCAACTGAAAATGGGCAGATGATGGGAGCCATACTAGCTCGAAGTTATAGTGACTTGCCAAATCATTATATAAAATCTTGTTTCCTCTATCTTGCTGTCTTCCCTGAGGATTACTCCATATCTGTATCGGATCTTATCAAATTATGGATAGCGGAAGGCTTCATTCCACCTATAACAAGTCACACACGGGAACAAACAGCACGTATGTACGTAAGTGATCTGGCTCAAAGATGTTTGGTTCAAGTGGTTAGTCGAAGCAAGGCCCACGAATGGATTGAAGAAATAAGGATTCATGATATTTTACGTGACTGGTGCGTTGAAGAAGCGAGATATGCTGGTCTTGTTGATGTCATCGACAACACTATAG GCCATGTTGGTGAATCTTCGTCCAATACCATGGTCTCCTATCGTTCATCTTTTCAAAACTTCTGTGATGGTAACATGTTCACAGCAACACCTAATCTCCGTACTCTGTTTGGCTTTGAACTTTCATCATTCTCCCTACCCAAGCTGAGATTCCTCAGAGTTCTCCATGTGGAAAAGTCGATCCTGATTGATTTTGGCAGGGTTATCAGTGGGTGCATTCACCTAAGATATCTCGGGTTGAGATGGTGTCAGCAGGCTACGCTACCTTCTTCAATTGGACAATTGCTTTACTTGCAAACTATAGACCTGAGATTCACGAGCTTGGAATCGGCAATACCAAACTCTTTATGGGACATCCCTACTCTAAGGCATGTTTTCCTTTATAACACATTGTTTTCAGCTCCGAGGAATTGTCCACAGAAAGAGCTCCAGTCCTTACATTTGCGTGCCCCACAGAAGAGGTGGTGCGGCGGATACATGGTGGCCTTTTTGGCCCAAACGACCCAACTAACTTCTCTCGTATTGTTTGCGGAGTCCATGCCCGCAGAGATGATTCATGTACTGGGAAACATGAATTTTCTAGTTGAGGTTACCCTTGGTGTGTTCACGTTGCTCGATAAGTTGCCTGATAGCCAGCTTCTCCCGCAAGGCCTACGGGTGCTTCGCTTATTAGCCGATACCATTAAAGAAGACCCGATGCCAATCCTGGAGAAGCTTCCCTGCCTGGTGGTGCTCGAGTTATGGTGGTATGAAGGCCGAACCATGTTCTGCTCTGCCAAAGGGTTCCCCCGGCTGCAAGAGTTGTACCTTTACCATTTCTCCATTGAGGAGTGGAggttggaggtggaggcgaTGCCAAGGCTCTCACTCCTGGAGCTTTATCAATGCGGGAAAATGGAGAAGCTCCCGGAGGGGCTTCTACACCTGCCGGCCCTCAAGGAGCTTCGTCTGGTTGGCACGGACCTGAATCCTGAAGATGACATCACCTTGAAAAAGCTAGTTGGGAAAGGATGCAAGGTAGGAGATTGA
- the LOC117838941 gene encoding uncharacterized protein isoform X2, which produces MPAAEADSPTIRKLGRLFWITEVHLWDDSYAAGASDGQKHWRSAEAAPADFHADKPCNKASKDTDKGHSFVEDLELANLMGSLGLPVSFSTSKANKNTGNKGKKKGRQVQCEAGSTQIDDAVRICSNTEDRESDVQLMAVSEHTNSCNSSGYNESCHDTDKMLQEGRPYVEEQEESGCSTIYSAERGYEAENQCELGTSEPPDNLGNTAKAEYPIQENQAADSVFLESEMLRHDSVDGESARSCVSICQEERLSTKEDQLSVKTLSVPHDNNDFGLEACPSLAEQSSVDEHAESSASNFCYEYGDWTVVWDPFYSRYYFYNIQTQESTWYPPEGLEDFASYNSRDATIELVKLGSKHTSMAVQENNQVGDDKHLDAQEQDHCSELHYLSKIPDEEPIIHSMITTFHEGQYTKNKHNDSTTDVLEMDQDVASTKKKKRVRRSQSYHSCQDMAGNISNDIIKYWTQRCKHVIAVDIDPQKIDCAHHNASIYGVNDHIDFIVDDFINIAPHLKGETAFMSPPWGGPDYAKVDVYDMKGMLKPCDGYSLFKLGTMIASRVVMFLPRNVDLNQLADMSLSVDPPWAVEVEKNFLNGKLKAITAYFEEQDS; this is translated from the exons ATGCCGGCTGCGGAGGCGGACTCCCCGACGATACGGAAGCTGGGGAGGCTCTTCTGGATCACCGAGGTACACCTTTG GGACGATTCGTATGCCGCCGGAGCCAGCGATGGCCAGAAGCACTGGCGCTCGGCGGAGGCTGCTCCCGCG GACTTCCATGCAGATAAACCATGCAATAAAGCGTCCAAAGACACTGACAAAG GCCACTCGTTTGTTGAAGATTTGGAATTGGCCAACCTCATGGGTTCTTTAGGGCTTCCTGTTTCATTCAGCACAAGTAAAGCG AACAAGAACACAGGCAACaagggaaagaaaaaaggaagacaAGTACAATGCGAAGCAGGAAGCACTCAAATCGATGATGCTGTGAGGATATGCTCCAACACTGAAGATAGAGAAAGTGATGTTCAATTGATGGCCGTTTCGGAGCACACGAACTCGTGCAATTCATCAGGTTACAACGAATCCTGTCATGATACTGACAAGATGCTGCAGGAAGGCAGACCTTATgttgaagaacaagaagagtCTGGCTGTAGCACCATCTACTCTGCTGAAAGGGGCTATGAAGCTGAAAATCAATGTGAACTTGGGACTTCTGAGCCTCCTGATAACTTGGGCAACACAGCAAAAGCAGAATATCCTATTCAAGAAAATCAAGCTGCTGACAGTGTGTTTCTAGAGTCTGAGATGTTGAGGCATGACTCTGTTGATGGTGAATCTGCACGCTCATGTGTCAGCATTTGTCAGGAAGAAAGATTGTCTACAAAGGAAGATCAATTATCTGTGAAAACTCTGTCGGTACCTCATGATAATAATGATTTTGGCCTAGAAGCTTGTCCAAGTTTGGCAGAACAATCTTCTGTTGATGAGCATGCTGAAAGTTCTGCCAGCAACTTTTGCTATGAATATGGTGATTGGACGGTTGTCTGGGATCCGTTCTACAGTCGATATTACTTTTACAACATCCAGACACAAGAGTCCACGTGGTATCCTCCTGAAGGATTGGAGGATTTTGCATCATACAATAGCAGAGATGCAACAATTGAGCTGGTCAAACTGGGATCTAAGCATACAAGCATGGCAGTTCAAGAGAACA ATCAGGTTGGTGATGACAAGCATTTGGATGCACAGGAACAAGATCATTGCAGCGAATTGCACTATTTATCTAAGATTCCTGATGAAGAGCCAATAATTCATAG TATGATAACTACCTTTCATGAAGGACAATACACTAAGAATAAACACAATGATTCAACAACTGATGTGTTAGAGATGGACCAGGATGTTGCTAgcaccaaaaagaaaaagagagtaAGGAGATCTCAGTCGT ATCATTCATGCCAAGACATGGCAGGGAACATCTCCAATGATATCATCAAGTACTGGACTCAGCG GTGCAAGCATGTTATTGCAGTTGATATCGATCCACAAAAGATAGATTGCGCGCATCATAATGCATCCATTTATGGAGTAAATGACCACATAGATTTTATTGTAGATGATTTTATCAATATCGCTCCTCATCTGAAG GGAGAAACCGCTTTTATGTCACCTCCTTGGGGTGGACCTGACTATGCCAAAGTTGATGTTTATGATATGAAAGGCATGCTTAAGCCTTGTGATGG GTACTCCCTTTTTAAACTTGGTACTATGATAGCGTCAAGGGTAGTGATGTTTCTTCCTCGCAATGTTGACCTAAACCAATTGGCTGACATGTCATTATCAGTTGATCCCCCGTGGGCAGTTGAG GTCGAGAAGAACTTCCTCAATGGAAAGCTGAAAGCCATAACAGCATACTTTGAAGAGCAGGATAGTTGA